A single genomic interval of Bradyrhizobium japonicum USDA 6 harbors:
- a CDS encoding response regulator transcription factor gives MTDREFTIFLVDDDESVLKAIARLLRVRGYRVQSFTSPSAFLSNHDASIPGCAIPDVAMPDLDGLALQQALSASGSCRPVIFLTGRGDIPTTVRAMRAGAIDFLTKPVNDADLLTAVAQAERRDGEIRAAEAGRSSLNTRLAMLTPREREVMQHVVAGRLNKQIASDLGTVEKTVKVHRGRVMAKLGVRSVADLVRFAERAGITGGEA, from the coding sequence ATGACGGACCGAGAATTTACAATCTTTCTGGTCGATGACGACGAGAGCGTGTTGAAGGCTATCGCCCGGCTGCTGCGGGTGCGAGGGTATCGTGTTCAATCGTTCACTTCGCCGAGCGCATTCCTCTCGAATCATGACGCCTCGATCCCCGGTTGCGCCATCCCGGACGTCGCGATGCCAGACCTTGACGGTCTCGCACTGCAACAAGCGCTGAGTGCGAGCGGCTCCTGCCGCCCGGTTATTTTCCTCACCGGCAGAGGCGACATCCCGACCACCGTGCGGGCCATGCGGGCCGGCGCGATCGATTTCTTGACCAAGCCGGTGAACGATGCTGACCTGTTGACGGCCGTTGCACAGGCCGAGCGGAGAGATGGCGAAATTCGCGCTGCCGAGGCGGGCCGGAGCTCGCTCAACACCAGGCTTGCCATGCTCACGCCACGCGAGCGCGAAGTGATGCAGCATGTCGTCGCCGGCCGTCTCAACAAGCAGATCGCGAGCGATCTGGGGACCGTCGAGAAAACCGTCAAGGTTCATCGCGGCCGGGTCATGGCCAAGCTTGGAGTCCGCTCCGTCGCAGACCTCGTGCGCTTCGCAGAGAGGGCCGGAATTACCGGCGGCGAGGCGTGA
- a CDS encoding AAA family ATPase, translating into MLTEPESSKKLSAARDAIIELKSRIGRSVLGQDHLVESMLIALIANGNLLIESLPGLAKTRAVKTLAKHLAADLPRVQVPCCCSE; encoded by the coding sequence GTGCTGACGGAGCCGGAAAGTTCAAAAAAACTATCAGCTGCTCGTGACGCCATAATCGAACTCAAGTCGCGGATCGGAAGGTCGGTACTCGGCCAGGATCATCTGGTCGAGAGCATGTTGATTGCGCTGATCGCAAACGGAAACCTCCTGATCGAAAGCCTTCCGGGACTCGCCAAAACGCGCGCGGTGAAGACCTTGGCAAAGCATCTCGCGGCGGATCTGCCGCGTGTACAGGTCCCTTGCTGTTGCTCAGAATAG
- a CDS encoding sensor histidine kinase translates to MQLQQVLLNLIINSMDAMVSTPVSQRRVRVRTRDAPNGAVELLVSDSGCGVSNVDGKQLFTPFYTTKDHGLGLGLTICSSIIRKHSGTINLQNNEAGGATAKITLPARPMLMAAQ, encoded by the coding sequence GTGCAACTTCAGCAGGTCCTTCTCAATCTCATCATCAATTCCATGGATGCGATGGTCTCGACGCCCGTCAGCCAAAGGCGCGTCCGGGTCCGTACCAGGGACGCTCCAAACGGTGCCGTCGAACTGTTGGTGAGCGACAGCGGATGCGGCGTCAGCAATGTCGATGGCAAGCAACTGTTTACGCCGTTCTACACGACCAAGGACCATGGCCTTGGCCTCGGCCTGACGATCTGTTCCAGTATCATCCGGAAGCACAGCGGCACGATCAATCTGCAGAACAATGAAGCTGGCGGCGCAACGGCAAAGATCACCCTGCCCGCTCGGCCAATGCTCATGGCAGCTCAATGA
- a CDS encoding response regulator, with the protein MLKALSRLLRTRAIDTRTYESARDFLNALPEEPTGSWPECLILDLQMPEMNGLELQRHLNRSGIQIPTIVITAHSEDDMRELCMTAGADAYLLKPLEDLSLIAAINDIRSRGARS; encoded by the coding sequence GTGCTCAAGGCACTGTCGCGATTGCTGCGGACACGAGCCATCGACACCAGGACGTATGAGTCCGCCAGGGACTTCCTCAACGCGCTGCCGGAAGAGCCGACCGGCTCGTGGCCCGAATGCTTGATCCTCGACCTCCAGATGCCCGAGATGAACGGCCTCGAACTTCAACGCCACCTGAACCGGTCGGGAATTCAGATCCCGACCATCGTCATCACCGCGCATTCGGAGGACGACATGCGCGAACTCTGCATGACCGCAGGTGCCGATGCCTATCTCCTCAAGCCTCTCGAGGATCTCTCGCTGATCGCTGCGATCAATGACATCCGGTCCAGGGGCGCGCGATCATAG